The Parashewanella tropica genome window below encodes:
- a CDS encoding SufE family protein gives MNPPNSEQFHYQAPDFDELMKLFTNTKNWQEKYRHLMLLGKKIPSLDEEYRVETAQVDGCESAAWLYHQHIDGKHYFLADSETRIVKGLIAILLAYFHGKAEGDLPQLTIEDTFDTMGLSQQLSPSRTNGLQRIAQQMKLQFV, from the coding sequence ATGAATCCCCCAAATTCTGAACAATTTCACTACCAAGCGCCTGACTTTGATGAATTGATGAAGCTGTTTACTAATACAAAAAATTGGCAAGAAAAGTACCGCCACCTGATGTTACTCGGTAAAAAGATACCAAGCTTAGATGAGGAGTATCGTGTAGAGACAGCCCAAGTTGATGGCTGTGAAAGTGCCGCTTGGTTATATCATCAACATATTGATGGTAAACATTACTTTTTAGCTGATTCGGAGACTCGAATTGTCAAAGGCTTAATCGCTATTCTATTGGCCTATTTTCATGGTAAGGCTGAAGGTGATTTACCTCAACTAACAATCGAAGATACCTTTGACACTATGGGGCTTAGTCAACAACTCAGTCCTTCAAGAACCAATGGCTTACAACGTATCGCACAACAAATGAAATTGCAGTTTGTCTAA